Genomic DNA from Haloplanus sp. HW8-1:
TCTTCTCGTAATCGGCTTCGTCACGCCCGAACTCCTCTCAGCGTAATCGAGCCGGTCGGATTGAGTTCACCGCTCTTGCTACGAGTTCATTCCCACGGAGACTCTTTTGGAGTGACCGAAAAGACAAGAGGTGAAGTTGCTACACGCAACCTCTACATTCAGCACGAGGTTCCTGACAGCCTCGGGGTAGATTTCACGGGCCGTGCTGCATAGAGGGCGCGTATCTCCCACGATGCGCGTCCGGAAGCTGATTTTTTCGAGCAAGGAACGAAGCACATATACCCGGCACCCACATATGTAAATCGTGGATAAAATCAACGTTACTGACATTGCGGACCAACTGGCCGAGGACGGGGAGATGGAAACCGAAGCGATGCGTGCAGTGTCGTTCAGCCTCCAAGTGATGCGGTTTGAGCCGGGCGACGCGGATCCGATGCACGCGCACGCCGAGGAAGAGATTTACCGTATCGATATGGGCGAGGCGACGCTCGTGACCGACGACGAGTCGGTGGAGGTCGAGCCGGGTGACGTTGTCCATCTCCGTCCCGGGACAGACCACCAGTTCACCGATTTCGACGGCAAGTTCGTGGTCACGGTTATGTACGCGCCCGCCGAAGGCTCTCAGGCAACGTAACGACAGGTCGCACCCTACGCCTGTAGTCCCGTCGAGTACGACCTTTCTGCGTCGTTCCGAACGGCCAGTTCGATCCTATCTACCGAACCAGAGCCGACGGTCTACTGAGTACACCCTCTGTATTCAGCAATCCCTTCGAGTCAGTTATTGAAGATTTCAGCAGAGCCATCTAAACCTAATTACTCCTCTGGGAGGAGAAGTCGATAACTGCGCCACCGTAACGAGTGATCCACGAGAGTCAGATATTGGAATAAACCTTGCCTCAGCCTGCTGTGCTCTAAGAACGGCACTCAGCAGAGGCTATCGAACACAATTATCTCAAATACCACCCGATACCAGACGGATCCTCAGGTGGAGCTAACGGACTCGACGGGACAGATTGGGCAGACTCGAACTGATGGTACGTAGGCGGCGCAAGGTCGTTCGGACCATCCGGGTAGAAGAGAGAAGCCAACGCTTGGTTGTGCGCGCGCCCGGCACCGAGTTCGAACATTCCACCTCCGTAGAGGTCGATGTCATTTTCCAAGGCGTAATCGAGGAACTGACAGAGAGATTCGAGCCTCCCGAACCGACACGGTTTGACGTTAATGATCTCCGGATCCAAAGGTAGTTCTCGCACGCTTTCAACGTCCGTAATCGGTGCATCCCAGGCGACGCGGCCAGCGTGTGCTTCGAGTATTCTCCTTGTCTCATCAGTTACTGCGGGATCCTCGACGATTGCATTAGGAAACATCTCGAATACTCGCCGATACAGTTCCGGATCGGCAGGTACGCCGACGTCCGATCCGTACTGCCCTTTGAGATCGAGTACTCGAACAGCATCCGTTGCTGCCAGTTCTGAGAGAAACGTCTCACTTGGATCGCCGGGTACATCGATTTTGAATCCGAGGTCCGGGACTGTTTCACGGATCCGACGTATGGGACGTACGCTCGGTGGCTCACCGAGCGAGGGACTGGCGACGAATGTCACTGGCTCGTATCTCTGATCAAGGACTGCAGCCAATGTCTGGCCCGACTGTTTGAGCGCTAGATCGAGGGCTGCACTTTCGATTGCCCACTGCTGGTGGTTGCTATTCTCTCTTCGCGGTGTGTGGTCAGCGAGATGTAATTCAGTATCGAGAGCAATCGCAAACGTGCCG
This window encodes:
- a CDS encoding cupin domain-containing protein, which gives rise to MDKINVTDIADQLAEDGEMETEAMRAVSFSLQVMRFEPGDADPMHAHAEEEIYRIDMGEATLVTDDESVEVEPGDVVHLRPGTDHQFTDFDGKFVVTVMYAPAEGSQAT